TCCAGACGACCATGTTCAATCAGTGCGAGTTCCTGTTCAGAACAGGCGGGATGCGCACGCGGATAATCGCGAATCACCCACCAGAAAATCCCGGCAATCAGAATTCCTACCAGGCCGTAGGTCATCATCATCTTACGCCAGCCTTTTCCCTGCACCTTGCGTACGTGGGCTGAATAGCGTGCTTCAAACAGCAATCGATTCAACCGGGAGCGTTGCTCAACATTAAGCTCTCCAGGACTCACATTTAACAGCTGTTCCGCCTGCTGATTGAGCGTCAACCCTTCAAAGTCTGCCGGATCATAAAGCTGCTGTTCCTGCAAAATGGGATTCAGATTCTCCAGGAACGAACTCTCTGCTTTCGTAAATGATGCCACCAGCGATTTAGCTTCAACTGCCGCATCAGCGGCAGCAGTTGCTTCTGTCACCGCTGACTCCGCTGCATTGGCCGCATTCTTAGCTTGGGTTTCAGCCAGGACTTTATTCTCACCACTGGCATTTGCAGCTATGGTTGCAGCATCCTTAGCTGCAATCTTAGCCCTAGTCGCAGCTTCAGCGGCAGCATCCGCCTTAGCGGCAAGAGCCTCCGCATTGAGATAGTTTCTACTTTCCGACGTCAGTCCCCCATAGATCTTTGTTTCAAATTCCTGTTTCTCATCCACTCGTTCCAGAAACGTCGTCGCCAGGCCGTGCGGGTTCATAATGTCCCCCGACTTCAGATCAGAAGACTCTGTCATGGGCACATAGAGGATAATCAGAAACGCAGTCAACACCGGCGCCAAGGCACCACCAATCCGTCCGCCGACAGTAACCATACTGCTGGCAAAGCCGCGCTCTGTCAAAGGCATCCACTTACTGACAATGTTGGCACTCGTGGGATAGGCACCGGCCTGACTCAGACCAAAGCCCAGTCGAAAGATCAGCAGCATGATGAAACCGGTCGCCAGCCCCGTCATCGCCGTAAACAGGGACCACATCAGAATGTAAATCGTCAACATTTTTCGCGCACCGAAGCGGTCACTGAACCACCCGGAAGGGACCTGGCATAATGCATAAGACACAAAAAAAGAACCGAGCAGAATACCGATCTGCTCGTCACTCAATCCCAGCTCATCTTTGATAAAGACCTCGGCGAAGGAGATGCAGAACCGGTCCAGGTACAACAGCACCGCCATCAGCATGCAGACAAAGATCACACGATAACGAACATACGAACTGGTCGGTTCCACACTGGCCATAAGTCATTCAGCTTTCATTCAGAGTCGGTGCGCATTGATTGAGTGGCAGCAGTATAACAGCAGATTTTCCTGAAAACGAGCATCAAATCCGTTCCTCTCTCCCAGTTTCTCAACGAAATTCACTGCACTTCACCTGAACTTACTGGCGTCTCTTCAGCTTGACTGCCAGCCGCACCTCGATAACTTATGCGATAAGCGCGTCGCGCGCGTGGCTTAATTTTCGATCAGGTCTATCGTCATGAGAATTCAGCAGTTACCACAATCGAGTCTCAAACCGCATCAACCACTTTCATTCCCTGTTACTCTCTATGTGAAAGGTTTTCCGTGCTGTCATAGTAGATTATATTCAATGTCACGAACCGTGTTAGTTCACTCTCTTCACTACCAGATCACCGCAGTTATCGACGCACATCGGCACGCCATCGCTGCCTGTCACACCCATATCGCCCATGGATCGTCCCTATATCAAAACATATCAACCGCTCCTTTTATCCACCTGCTCAAAACAGACCGTTATAGTTCACGATCAATCAAATTGAACGCTCTCATTTCGATCTGGTCAACTGGACGTATTTTTCTTACTATTCGTCGGCGCGATCTCACGAACGGATTTAACATCGGCAACGAAAGGATTCACGATGCTCCCTCGTCATCGAATTTATTTAGTCGCATTTCTGTTTCTGGGCAGCGTGTTACCCACAACACAGGCAGCCGATCAGCAGCCCCTGACGATCCAAGTCATCAACCAGACCTGGAAAGCACGACGCGAGCGCCTGCAGGCGATGCGGATCGAACTTTCTGTGGATATCACGCGCAGCACACTTCCTTATATGAGATTTGCTGCAGGTGGTGACGATGAAGAAGTACCGCTGACGGAAGAAGAAACACTGCATTATCTGAATCAGACAGTCAATTTTAAAACACACTATTCACTGATCCTGGATAGTCCCCGCATCCGCTGCCGTCACTGGGGAGATTTTCCAAGCCCCCAGTTAGAGTCTATGCAAAACCTTGACTTAACCGTGACAACCGACGGAAAAACCGCTGCCCTTGCCTATACATACAAAGGCATCCGCAACCTGACTATCTTTAAATCACCGGAACCTCCCATGAGTGCTCTTTCGAATCTGACTCTGCTTCGCTGGTCACTGCTGGCAGGCGATTCTGTTTGTGGATTCACACTTGATCAATTCAGAGTCTGCCCGCAGCTCGAACAGGTACAGGGCATCCCTTGCACGGTCCTGGAAAAAAACGGTACGCATGGGTTACAACGCTTGTGGGTCTCACCGACAGATCGGGAATGTGTCGTCATGAAATATTCGGTTGAGCGATCCGGCCAATCTCTCTCTCAGCATGATTTCCATTATGTCGATATCCCGAACGAAGGTCCGGAACCGAAATACTGGACCACAAAAGTGTATCAACATAAATCGAACCAGGTTATCTTCACTTACGGTCGTCGCATCAATGTTGATTCTTTTGAGTCCCGGGCGACCGTCACCCCCGCCGACTTTCAACTGGAATTAACAACCGGTACGCACGTGACAGATACCAGAAAACGAAATCCCCAGGGCGGGGAACTCATCTATGATGTGAAATAAACAATTTCTCTCCTCCTTCAATCTGGAACGCTCACCATGTTAACCCGCGCCGCTGTTCTCCATGAAATGCAACGTCCGACTCCCTACGCGATTTCCAAGCCGCTGGTCATTGAAGAACTCAATCTCGCCGATCCCGGCCCCGGTGAAGTCCTCGTGGAAATGGCCGGCGCCGGCCTCTGTCACTCCGACCTCTCCACGATTGACGGTTCGCGCCCCCGCGTGATGCCGATGGTGATGGGACACGAAGCCAGTGGCATCGTCCGTGAAGTCGGTCCCGGCGTTCACGATCTCCAGCCCGATGATCACGTCGTCTTTTCGTTCGTCCCCCTCTGTGGTCACTGCATTCCCTGCGCCACGGGTCGCCCCGCGTTATGCGAACCCGGCGCAGCAGCAAATACCGCCGGCACATTACTTTCCGGCCGCCGTCCTTTCAGTAGCATCTCTGGTCAGGAAATCAACCACCATCTCGGCGTCGCCGCCTTTGCCGAACACACGGTCGTCGCCCAGGAATCGCTGATCAAAATCGATTCCCAACTCCCTCTCAGCACCGCGGCCCTGTTTGGCTGCGCCGTGATGACGGGCGTCGGCGCGGTCGTCAATACAGCGAAGATAGAACCCGGTTCCAGCGTCGCCGTCTTCGGTCTGGGTGGCGTCGGCTTAAGTACCGTCATGGGCGCCCGCGCCGCGGGGGCTGAAACCATCTTCGCCATCGATCTGCTCCCCGATAAACTCGAACGCGCCACCCAGGTCGGCGCGACACATACGATCAACGCCAGTGAAGAAGATCCGGTCCAGCTGATCAAAGACATCCAGAACGGCGTCGATTATACCTTCGAAAGCGTTGGTAACGAGTTGGTCCTCCAGCAGGCTTACGCTGCCACTAAAAGAGGCGGCACCACCATCACCATCGGCCTGCCACATCCCGGCAAAATGTTCTCCGTCCCCGCCGTCAGCCTGGTCGCGGAAGAACGCACGATCAAAGGCTCCTACATGGGCTCCGCCGTCCCCCGCCGCGATTTACCCCGCTTCATCGCCGCGTACCAGGCCGTTCTGTTCCCCGTCGACAAACTGCTGACCAGTACCATTCAGCTGGCTGAAATTAATGAAGCCTTCGACGCCCTCGCCACCGGCACCGCCGTTCGACAGGTGATTACGTTTGAGAAGTAACCGACCGGTAATTCTACGCAATCTTAATCAGGTTCGACATGAACCGCGGCTAACGCCGTGCGGCTGATTTTGTCTACAGGCATCTTCCATTTGTTGTTCCCTGTACCAATACGCCGACGACTACGAACGAGGCATACCTGATTAGCCGAAGGGCGTTAGCCCCGGTTGTCTCTCAATCCATTTTTGACTGCATATTTTGAATTATTGTTCGATTTAATCAGACGAATAACCCGACCCCACAATCCCCCACACCACATCCGCCATCTTCTGCTGTCCCGCCTGAGAAGATGAATCGAATCCAGCGTCGCATCTCCCCCCGCGAGGATTGACAGCAACACCCGTTTCGGCACCAGCTTCACTCCATGTTTTTTCGCCAGTCTCCGTTGAATCCGGCCAAACGCATGATAAAACGGAGGTAGTGGCAATTCCAGCATCACCAGCTGACGTCCCGGCGATGCCAGCTGGGTCAACAACAAATCCAGGTGGGTCGCAAACTCAGCCGGCGTGGTACTCCCCAGGACATCATTCCCGCCAATTTCCAGCAACACCAGCGGCGCATCGATGTTTGTCTCAGCGACCCGCCGCCTTGCCGTAAACACCGTATCCCCCACATGCGATAAGTCCTGTACTTCAATGTCATGCTCCCGCGCCAGAATGCGCGGCCACGTTTCCGTCTGTGCATCTCCCAGTCCCGCCGTCACCGAGTCCCCAATCACCGCCAGACGTCGCGTAGAAACCGGTTCCACTCCCGGCGTCAGATGATACGGCACTTCCAACAGCAGCCCCAGCAGCCAGATTCCCACCATGGCCTCCGCCGCTGCCTTCCGCCAGCGTTTCTTATAAGCGGTTCCCAGCCAGACCAGCGTCACCAGCGTCGCGACCCCATAAAACCACCAGGGCAGGGGAGTCGAAGAGACCGCCATCGCCAGCCCACCAATCACCAGCGAAAACACCATCCCCCGCCGCGCAAGTGAACTCTCACGCAGCGACAACAACGCCGACAGCAGCACCAGCGTCACCCCCGTAAAAAACGCCTGTCCCGAGGCACAGTGATAAACTATCGGATTCATAAATGGATTTGAACTTCACACTTTCGATTAGAGAATTACTTCACCTGACTGATAACTCTATTAATCCGACTTAAAATAGCGTTTCTTGTTCAACAGCGTTCCAATGCACATATTCAGTCCCCAACCAAGGGCGATTAAAGAAAACACCAGTTCCGCAAGAAAGCGACTGGGGCGAGACGAATTATCAATAACTGACTCAGCAGGATTCTGCGGATTTACATAACAGACTAATTCGTCACTCTTATTTTCCTGAAACAACTTGATCCTCTGATACAGGTCGCGGTGAAAAGAACCAAAATTGTCTCTCCCACGATATATGGATGCGCGATCGCCAGTGTAGATTTTTCCGTTAGTTTTGTATTCATAATTCACACAAACCTCTTCCGTATTATCTTCACCAACAGAGAGTTCGACCTTCAATACCTTGATCACGGGTGTGGGAACAGTGTCCTTAAATTTGTAATAATCCTGTATGTCAGACAGAAAATGAAAAATGAATAAATCTAGCCCGACTAAAGTCAGCACCGGACCAATCGAGATTCCCAGATAAAAATTCCGCGGACAATACAATTCCTTTTCTGTAGGAGGTTTCTCACTTGAACTGGTATTCCACCCCGACATTGATCACGACCTTTTATCAAACCATAAACCGTTTATTTTGAAATAACATCCACGCTTTAAGTCCCCCGATAACTGCGGATCGTCAGACAGATCCCGGAGATGAAAACGACCAGCCACTGCCACCCTGATTCAGTCCACCACTGATATCCCATGGAAACAGTACTCATTAACCAGAATGCTGTCACAAATCGTTCCCAGTGAGTGAGTGGCATATCGGGATCAATACTGCGCCGCCGGACTTCCGAAAACGGTTCCCACTTTTCCTGTTTTTCAAGAGGCACCGCATCACGCAGAAACGCAATGATAGCGTGTTGATCTCTTCGCTTGAAATGATCCAGATTGATTTCCAGCTTGTCAGTCGGCGAATTAAGAATGATCTCGTCTGACATCGATAACCAGTTGAGGCCTGTAATCTCATCCTTCGCAAGCACGTTTGTCTCAGGACCGATCACCTGGGTAATCGCCTGCGGCGAGAGCGTCAGCCGAAACTGCCTCCAGTAAGCCAGCCCCTGCCAGATACCTGACACACTGATTAGTACCATGACGACACTACCGAAAAGCGTAACCAACACTGATTTACTGGTGAAACTGCCTGTTTTAGAGTAGAAATAATTGATCAGAAAAATACCGGCACCAATCCAGAAAACCATCACCACAACAGTCAATACAGCATACCAGGGTTTAGCTCGATATCTCTGTTCCGATAAGATTTCATTCATGACAGTATTCTCGTCGATGATTCGATGTTACCAGGCTCCTGTCTGTACCACTTCTCACGAGCCCCGCCAATCATGATTCCCACGATCGGCCCCAACACAAACGCAGCCGGAATCCCGTACAGCCGCGCCGCATCAATGCAGGTGGTATCAGCCATTTTTGAATTATAAACCAGTGGCTCATTCCTGAGCCTGCTGCCCAGCAGCGCCCCACCCACGACCAGGGCCAGGCAACCCACCAGACCATACACCGCATGCCGCAACCAGGGTCCAAACTCAGCCGCCACAATAAAGGGACCCACCAGAGCCAGGATGCCCATACAGCCCAGCATGACAACCTGCGTAAAACGGACTTGTCCCTGCTCGAACAATACGTCCGTTTGAAAATGACCTGGCTCAATCACATAATCCCTGGTCAATACAGTCAGGTAAAAGCCCAGAATGAACCCGGTAAAGACGCCGCCTAACACACCTTTCAGAATAGTTTCCACGAGCTTCATCGTTACAGTCTCTTTCAGAAAAGACTCTTTAAATATCCACATAGTAGTCTAACAGAAATATCGCCCACTTCGAGAAATATCTGGCACGCCTCCCGGTAATTCAGTTATGATAATAGACGAGGATTTTGACTCGCTTCCACCAACAAAGGTTCTGTCCATGCGACGTATCATCTTCTGCTATCTTGTCTTCAGTTTACTGGCCATCGCATTCCTCTCCATTACGCCAGTCAGCGGCCAGAAACACCCGCCGAAAAACTCTGCCACATTCACCCCCTGGCCGTGGCCCGTCGCGCTCCCCACAAACAGTTCCGCGGAAATCAAAGTCGCCGCCGACCTGTTGGCAAAATCACTCAACAGCCCGCTCGGGGTACATCAGTCGAATCAGAACCCGGGCTGTGCACTCTGGCTGGAAGTAGGCTCCTGGAAACCCAATCCGTCCACACCCGGGTATCTCATCCTCATTCAACCCGGCGGCGGAAGGATCATGGCCTCCGACCTGAAACAGCTTCAGCTGGCCATCGAGCAGTTGAAGCAGAAAAAACATGTCCGCGACGGGAAAACCGAACTCCCTGTCGGCGTCATTACCAGTTACCCAATTCACCCTACACACTGATTTCCTGCAAACAATCCGTGACAAATCCATCAACGCCTGCTAATATTTAAACTAACTTAAATATTATTCTGACCCTCGCCAAATCTTCCCCCCGTAGAGAGCTGGTCCATGCCTGTACCAATACGGAACCTGATCCTGCCTGCAATCATCACGGTCTGCCTGAGTTCGTCTTTCTGGACGACACTTCAGACCGTTTCGGCAGCCGAGCCTTCGAAAAAAACGCCGCGCATCGAATTCAACCGCGACATCCGCCCGATCCTCTCTGAAAAATGTCTGCACTGTCACGGCCCCGATCCCGCTACCCGGGAAGCCGACCTGCGACTCGATGATCCGACAGACGTGAAACAGCCTCGCGACGGTTATGCCATCATCAATCAAAAGTCACCTGCAGACAGTGAACTGCTCGAACGACTGCTGACATTAGACACCGATCTCAAAATGCCTCCCGCCGATTCCGGAAAAGAAATTTCCGCAGCGGAAATCAAATTGATACAGGCCTGGGTCGAGCAGGGGGCAGAGTATCAGCAGCACTGGTCCTTCATTCCGCCACAACGGCCCGAATTGCCTGCGGTAAAAGAAACGAACTGGTCTCAAACTCCCCTTGATCATTTCGTACTCGCTCGTCTGAAACGGGAACAGTTACCACCGTCCCCCCGCGCGGATAAAGCCACACTCTGCCGTCGGCTTTCACTTGATCTGACCGGTCTACCTCCCACGCTCGACGAACTGGAAACGTTCCTCAACGATCATACTCCCCAGGCGTACGAGAAGCTGGTCGACCGTCTGCTTAGCTCTCCCCATTACGGCGAACACCGGGCCCGCTACTGGCTCGACGCCGCCCGTTACGCCGACACCAGCGGATATTTCACCGACGAAGCATGGGAGATGTGGCACTGGCGGGACTGGGTCATCAACGCCTTCAATCAGAACATGCCCTTCGATCAGTTTACCATCGAACAACTGGCGGGTGACCTGCTACCCACGCCCACCCAAGACCAGCTCATCGCCACCGGCTTCCACCGCAATCACATGACTACCTTGGAGACTGGCATCATCGATGAAGAATACCGCGTCGAATACATCGTCGACCGGATCGATACCACGTCCACCGTCTGGATGGGCCTGACCGCCGGCTGTGCCCGCTGCCACGATCACAAATACGACCCGCTCTCCCAGAAAGAGTTCTATCAGCTCTTCGCCTTTTTCAATAACACACCCGAAACCGGCAACACCCACACGGTCGGCAATGCCAAACCGATTCTCAAGATTCCCACGAAAGATTATCTCAACCGCGAACAGCAGCTCAAAGACGAACTCGCAGCGCTGGAACAAGCACACCAACAGCGCGAGACACAACTCAAATCGCAACAGAAACAGTGGGAAGAAACTGCGCGCAACAATCTCACGTCTCCGGCCTCCGATCAACTGGTGATCCACGAACCGCTGGACGAAATCACCAACAGCAAGTCGCTGACTTCAATGGGACCGGTCGAAATCAAACCGGGGTTTGTCGGTTCCGCTGCGAACTTCGACGGCACCGCACTGTTGGAAAGTAACACGCCATTCCGCTTCACACGCGACAAACCGTTTACGCTGGCTGCCTGGATCAACCCCGCCTCCGGTGGCCCCATCTGTCTGTTCTCTCAGAACGACGATACCAACCAGCTCCGCGGCTTCGATATCATGCTCCGCAAAGGCAAACTCTCCGTCCACCTGATCCACAAATGGAATTCCAACGCCATCCAGGTCGTCACCGACGCCGGCATCCGCACCGGTCGCTGGCAACATCTGCTCGTCACCTATGACGGCTCCTCCTCCGCAGCCGGCGTTCACATTTTTATCAACGGCGAACCGCAGACCACCTCCGCCCCTTACGACAGACTCACCGGCGACATTGCCGTCGACGAACCATTCCGCATCGGCCGCCGCAGCACCAGTGCCTTCTACAAAGGCGCACTCGACGACCTGCGAATTTATCAGCGTCCATTCTCACCCGACGAAGCCCGGGAACTCGCCGACGGACAATTCCTCAACGGCCTGCTTTCCATCCCTGCCGAAAAACGCACTACGCAACAGCAGCAGGAACTCCGCGACTATTTCCTTAAAAACGCCGCCCCTGATTCCCTGCGTACCGCCGAGAATCAACTGGCTAAACTCCGCAGCCGACTCACCAAGCTGCAGAAGAACATTCCCACCACGATGATCATGCATGAAAACGAAAAACCGCGGGAGACCTTCGTTCTGCTGCGAGGCGTTTACGATCAGCATGGCGAAAAAGTGACCGCCGCTGTGCCCCAGGTCCTGCCCGCATTCTCCACGCAACTCCCCACCAATCGTCTCGGCCTGGCCCGCTGGCTCACCAGTCCCGATCATCCGCTGACCGCCCGCGTGTATGTGAACCGTCTCTGGCAGCAGTTGTTCGGTGTCGGCCTCGTCAAAACCGTCGGCGACTTCGGTTCGCAGGGGGAATGGCCCAGTCATCCGGAACTGCTCGACTGGCTGGCCGTCGAATTCCAGCAAAGTGGCTGGGATGTCAAACACCTGCTGAAACAGATCGTCCTCTCGTCCACTTATCAACAATCCTCCCGCGTGACCGATGAACTTTACGAACGCGATCCCGAAAACCGTCTGCTGGCCCGCGGCCCCCGTTTCCGTCTCGACGCCGAAACCGTCCGCGATAACGCCCTGCAGATCAGCGGCCTGCTCGTGGCGAAGCAGGGGGGACCGAGCGTCAAACCATATCAGCCCCCCGGCCTCTGGGAAGCGGTCTCTTACGATGGCAATGTCACTTACAAACAAAGCACTGGCGACGGACTCTACCGCCGCAGCCTGTATACTTACTGGAAGCGTCAGAGCCCACCCCCCGGGCTGATGGCCTTCGATGCCCCCACACGCGAAACCTGCACCGTCTCTCGCCCTCGCACCAACACGCCGCTGCAGGCGCTCGTATTAATGAACGATCCTACTTACATCGAAGCGGCTCGCGTCCTTGCCACGCAGACATTAAAACGACAGGCAACCGCTGCCGAACGCATCGAGTTCCTGTTCCGCGCCGCCACCAGTCGCCCGCCCACTAAAGCCGAACAGCAGATTCTCAGCCGCATCCTCCAGCAGCAAACGAGCATCTATCAACACAACCCCGCAGCCGCTGCAAAACTGATCAATGTCGGCGAAACTCCGGTCGACAAAACACTGAAACCAAACGAACTCGCTGCCTGGACGATGCTGGCCAGCATG
The sequence above is a segment of the Gimesia algae genome. Coding sequences within it:
- a CDS encoding MFS transporter translates to MASVEPTSSYVRYRVIFVCMLMAVLLYLDRFCISFAEVFIKDELGLSDEQIGILLGSFFVSYALCQVPSGWFSDRFGARKMLTIYILMWSLFTAMTGLATGFIMLLIFRLGFGLSQAGAYPTSANIVSKWMPLTERGFASSMVTVGGRIGGALAPVLTAFLIILYVPMTESSDLKSGDIMNPHGLATTFLERVDEKQEFETKIYGGLTSESRNYLNAEALAAKADAAAEAATRAKIAAKDAATIAANASGENKVLAETQAKNAANAAESAVTEATAAADAAVEAKSLVASFTKAESSFLENLNPILQEQQLYDPADFEGLTLNQQAEQLLNVSPGELNVEQRSRLNRLLFEARYSAHVRKVQGKGWRKMMMTYGLVGILIAGIFWWVIRDYPRAHPACSEQELALIEHGRLESDKDHSKQIGGIPFKAIVKNQSLWLLSLSQFCTNVGWLFLVTWLPRFLDEEYQVPLEERGKMVTIALAVGWFGTLSGGKVTDWLMKRISLRWSRVLPIALSRFTAMAAYLVCLLDISPWTSVIMFSIVAFSTDFGSPAMWAFNQDIAGKHVGSVLGWGNMWGNLGAAVAPSLMIAVITVNTASGEEHHWDMAFVTCAIAFFIAGVASLFVDSSRKLVVDDEDGMLETA
- a CDS encoding zinc-dependent alcohol dehydrogenase family protein, with protein sequence MLTRAAVLHEMQRPTPYAISKPLVIEELNLADPGPGEVLVEMAGAGLCHSDLSTIDGSRPRVMPMVMGHEASGIVREVGPGVHDLQPDDHVVFSFVPLCGHCIPCATGRPALCEPGAAANTAGTLLSGRRPFSSISGQEINHHLGVAAFAEHTVVAQESLIKIDSQLPLSTAALFGCAVMTGVGAVVNTAKIEPGSSVAVFGLGGVGLSTVMGARAAGAETIFAIDLLPDKLERATQVGATHTINASEEDPVQLIKDIQNGVDYTFESVGNELVLQQAYAATKRGGTTITIGLPHPGKMFSVPAVSLVAEERTIKGSYMGSAVPRRDLPRFIAAYQAVLFPVDKLLTSTIQLAEINEAFDALATGTAVRQVITFEK
- a CDS encoding SGNH/GDSL hydrolase family protein; this translates as MNPIVYHCASGQAFFTGVTLVLLSALLSLRESSLARRGMVFSLVIGGLAMAVSSTPLPWWFYGVATLVTLVWLGTAYKKRWRKAAAEAMVGIWLLGLLLEVPYHLTPGVEPVSTRRLAVIGDSVTAGLGDAQTETWPRILAREHDIEVQDLSHVGDTVFTARRRVAETNIDAPLVLLEIGGNDVLGSTTPAEFATHLDLLLTQLASPGRQLVMLELPLPPFYHAFGRIQRRLAKKHGVKLVPKRVLLSILAGGDATLDSIHLLRRDSRRWRMWCGGLWGRVIRLIKSNNNSKYAVKNGLRDNRG
- a CDS encoding DUF3592 domain-containing protein, whose amino-acid sequence is MSGWNTSSSEKPPTEKELYCPRNFYLGISIGPVLTLVGLDLFIFHFLSDIQDYYKFKDTVPTPVIKVLKVELSVGEDNTEEVCVNYEYKTNGKIYTGDRASIYRGRDNFGSFHRDLYQRIKLFQENKSDELVCYVNPQNPAESVIDNSSRPSRFLAELVFSLIALGWGLNMCIGTLLNKKRYFKSD
- a CDS encoding DUF1553 domain-containing protein — its product is MPVPIRNLILPAIITVCLSSSFWTTLQTVSAAEPSKKTPRIEFNRDIRPILSEKCLHCHGPDPATREADLRLDDPTDVKQPRDGYAIINQKSPADSELLERLLTLDTDLKMPPADSGKEISAAEIKLIQAWVEQGAEYQQHWSFIPPQRPELPAVKETNWSQTPLDHFVLARLKREQLPPSPRADKATLCRRLSLDLTGLPPTLDELETFLNDHTPQAYEKLVDRLLSSPHYGEHRARYWLDAARYADTSGYFTDEAWEMWHWRDWVINAFNQNMPFDQFTIEQLAGDLLPTPTQDQLIATGFHRNHMTTLETGIIDEEYRVEYIVDRIDTTSTVWMGLTAGCARCHDHKYDPLSQKEFYQLFAFFNNTPETGNTHTVGNAKPILKIPTKDYLNREQQLKDELAALEQAHQQRETQLKSQQKQWEETARNNLTSPASDQLVIHEPLDEITNSKSLTSMGPVEIKPGFVGSAANFDGTALLESNTPFRFTRDKPFTLAAWINPASGGPICLFSQNDDTNQLRGFDIMLRKGKLSVHLIHKWNSNAIQVVTDAGIRTGRWQHLLVTYDGSSSAAGVHIFINGEPQTTSAPYDRLTGDIAVDEPFRIGRRSTSAFYKGALDDLRIYQRPFSPDEARELADGQFLNGLLSIPAEKRTTQQQQELRDYFLKNAAPDSLRTAENQLAKLRSRLTKLQKNIPTTMIMHENEKPRETFVLLRGVYDQHGEKVTAAVPQVLPAFSTQLPTNRLGLARWLTSPDHPLTARVYVNRLWQQLFGVGLVKTVGDFGSQGEWPSHPELLDWLAVEFQQSGWDVKHLLKQIVLSSTYQQSSRVTDELYERDPENRLLARGPRFRLDAETVRDNALQISGLLVAKQGGPSVKPYQPPGLWEAVSYDGNVTYKQSTGDGLYRRSLYTYWKRQSPPPGLMAFDAPTRETCTVSRPRTNTPLQALVLMNDPTYIEAARVLATQTLKRQATAAERIEFLFRAATSRPPTKAEQQILSRILQQQTSIYQHNPAAAAKLINVGETPVDKTLKPNELAAWTMLASMIFNMDETLTKQ